One region of Gossypium raimondii isolate GPD5lz chromosome 6, ASM2569854v1, whole genome shotgun sequence genomic DNA includes:
- the LOC105774288 gene encoding peroxisome biogenesis protein 2 isoform X1, which produces MISFRSNPSTAPPPREDAWITSYQKLLPHWHSVSLSHQHSTLPISISRVNQFDAARLDIEMSAMLKEQLVKVFSLMKPGMLFQYEPELDAFLEFLIWRFSIWVDKPTPGIALMNLRYRDERAVEIRENVRTGLEGPGLTVAQKMWYCIAAVGGQYIWARLQSFSAFRRWGDSEQRPLARRVWGLMQRIEGLYKAASFGNLLLFLYTGRYRNLIERALRARLVYESPNMNRAVSFEYMNRQLVWNEFSEMLLLLLPLLNSSTVKSVLHPFSKNKSSSSTEDDSTCPICRASPTTPYLALPCQHRYCYYCLRTRCAAAPSFRCSRCSEPVVAMQRHGSIVEHKTHNQ; this is translated from the exons atgaTTAGTTTTAGAAGCAATCCATCAACGGCACCACCGCCACGAGAAGATGCATGGATTACTTCTTATCAAAAGCTACTTCCTCACTGGCACTCTGTTTCTCTTTCTCATCAG CATTCAACGCTACCGATATCAATATCTAGGGTTAATCAGTTTGATGCTGCCAGATTGGATATTGAGATGTCAGCTATGTTGAAAGAACAGTTGGTTAAAGTTTTCTCCTTGATGAAG CCAGGAATGTTATTTCAATATGAACCCGAACTCGATGCTTTCCTTGAGTTTCTCATTTGGAGGTTCTCAATTTGGGTAGATAAACCGACTCCAGGAATTGCTCTTATGAATTTGAGGTACCGAGATGAACGTGCCgtggaaataagagaaaatg TAAGAACGGGTTTGGAAGGGCCTGGGCTAACTGTTGCTCAGAAGATGTGGTATTGCATTGCCGCAGTTGGTGGTCAGTACATTTGGGCTCGTTTACAGTCATTCTCTGCTTTTCGTCGATGGGGTGATTCTGAACAG AGGCCATTGGCACGGCGAGTTTGGGGTTTGATGCAACGTATTGAAGGGCTTTATAAGGCTGCGTCATTTGGCAACCTACTCTTATTTCTTTACACAGGAAG GTATAGGAACCTCATTGAAAGAGCTTTAAGAGCAAGGCTTGTCTATGAAAGCCCTAACATGAATCGAGCAGTTAGCTTTGAGTACATGAATCGCCAGTTAGTGTGGAATGAGTTCTCG GAAATGCTGTTGCTGCTTCTCCCTCTTCTAAACTCTTCAACGGTTAAAAGCGTTCTTCACCCGTTCTCGAAGAACAAATCTTCAAGTTCTACAGAGGACGATTCGACTTGTCCCATTTGCCGGGCAAGTCCGACAACTCCGTATCTTGCTCTCCCTTGTCAGCACAG GTATTGCTACTACTGCCTACGAACACGATGTGCGGCAGCTCCATCGTTCCGGTGTTCCCGGTGCAGTGAGCCTGTTGTGGCAATGCAACGGCATGGCAGCATAGTTGAACATAAAACTCATAATCAGTAA
- the LOC105774288 gene encoding peroxisome biogenesis protein 2 isoform X2: MSAMLKEQLVKVFSLMKPGMLFQYEPELDAFLEFLIWRFSIWVDKPTPGIALMNLRYRDERAVEIRENVRTGLEGPGLTVAQKMWYCIAAVGGQYIWARLQSFSAFRRWGDSEQRPLARRVWGLMQRIEGLYKAASFGNLLLFLYTGRYRNLIERALRARLVYESPNMNRAVSFEYMNRQLVWNEFSEMLLLLLPLLNSSTVKSVLHPFSKNKSSSSTEDDSTCPICRASPTTPYLALPCQHRYCYYCLRTRCAAAPSFRCSRCSEPVVAMQRHGSIVEHKTHNQ; the protein is encoded by the exons ATGTCAGCTATGTTGAAAGAACAGTTGGTTAAAGTTTTCTCCTTGATGAAG CCAGGAATGTTATTTCAATATGAACCCGAACTCGATGCTTTCCTTGAGTTTCTCATTTGGAGGTTCTCAATTTGGGTAGATAAACCGACTCCAGGAATTGCTCTTATGAATTTGAGGTACCGAGATGAACGTGCCgtggaaataagagaaaatg TAAGAACGGGTTTGGAAGGGCCTGGGCTAACTGTTGCTCAGAAGATGTGGTATTGCATTGCCGCAGTTGGTGGTCAGTACATTTGGGCTCGTTTACAGTCATTCTCTGCTTTTCGTCGATGGGGTGATTCTGAACAG AGGCCATTGGCACGGCGAGTTTGGGGTTTGATGCAACGTATTGAAGGGCTTTATAAGGCTGCGTCATTTGGCAACCTACTCTTATTTCTTTACACAGGAAG GTATAGGAACCTCATTGAAAGAGCTTTAAGAGCAAGGCTTGTCTATGAAAGCCCTAACATGAATCGAGCAGTTAGCTTTGAGTACATGAATCGCCAGTTAGTGTGGAATGAGTTCTCG GAAATGCTGTTGCTGCTTCTCCCTCTTCTAAACTCTTCAACGGTTAAAAGCGTTCTTCACCCGTTCTCGAAGAACAAATCTTCAAGTTCTACAGAGGACGATTCGACTTGTCCCATTTGCCGGGCAAGTCCGACAACTCCGTATCTTGCTCTCCCTTGTCAGCACAG GTATTGCTACTACTGCCTACGAACACGATGTGCGGCAGCTCCATCGTTCCGGTGTTCCCGGTGCAGTGAGCCTGTTGTGGCAATGCAACGGCATGGCAGCATAGTTGAACATAAAACTCATAATCAGTAA